ACAACAAAGATCAAATAATCGCGATGTTTTGGGTAATCCTGGAAAACCGAAAAGGCGAAGCACCTCGACACTTGTAAAAAAGGGACTGCATCatcacttccctctaagaaatGTGGAGACTATCTGTGCACGGTGAAATCTGGGAGGCTGATTTCTCTTCGACTGAATACCTCGAGGGACTATCCCAAAAGCCTAGGATATCGAGCCAGTCACACCCCTCAATATCGGCCGGTATCCTGCCAAGGATAATGTCGACTACAGCCCCATTGAACGCAGGGATCTCCTAAGTAACACACCCGGGCTCAATCAGGTCTATTTAAGCGGCTCGACATCAGCCCATGCATACATCACAGAGTTAGCCGATTGTCTCATCCTATTTTTTTTATCATGCAATGTATCTCGTACGAAGTTGGGACTCCCCCCTtttctataaaaggggagtcactaacaccctgtaaaggagagctccaaccattctactcaagtgcaataatatcttctctcttttTCCGCTCTCTAACTCGCTTTCCTTCATTGGCTCGAAGCCACTTAGCTTTATTGCTTTCTTATATGTTATTTGTTTATCACCTAGCATTAGCTCGAAGTCGCTTTAATAGCTATCGTTCTCTTACCTGTTCTTCGTTATACAACTCAAtagtggccataaagagccttgtttaattatatcctcaactgttatcccatccccgactgtCCCCGATACCTCGAACTCGAACTTGTCGTCGACCCCTAGATCCCCCATCGATCGGATCCACACTAGGGCAGCAGGCACatcggttcgattactatctcgttttagcttgcttttcatcattagattccatattattagcatcaactgatctaataactagctcgggaatagatcacgtaattttaaaatcccatttacaaatttaattgttgttaccattttcacggtaaacagactGTATGCTAATTAAGGTGGCGAATTGGTAataaatgattttccttttaagTTGGTTGTACAGCTCGTGGAGAAGGCCAagtattgaatttttttttagttattgAAGAGCAAAAAAATGACAATATAATCAACTTATTACAGAGAAAAACTACAAAGTAATTGGTTTCTTATATTTGTCATCGTACTATTTTGTCTAGGTGACTTGTATAGGATTGTGTAATTGTGAGAGTATATATATGGAAAGATGAAGTTAATTTCGTAGTTATATTTTTTGTTATCATCTATTCTTTTTGTATTGAGTTCTCTTTGTATTGAGTTAATTATACTAGGATCACATGTTTACAAGTATTTGAAAAACTAATATTCTTTTTATTTGATGAAAGAATTTTTTTATTGATCTTCACCTTACAAAGATATTTATAAATTTATCTCCCTACTATAACTGTAAGCTATTCTATTTATCTTATCACTAATTATATTCTCCATTTTGCATACCTACTAGGTAGGTCTGCTCTATAGTATACTATCTATACAAAAGATTCATccattccttttcttttctattcttcCTATTAGCAACTATCAGCTGCACTCTTTGATATTCTTTCACATCTTTGTTGGAATTGGCACAACTTGATTTCATAGAGCTTCATTTCTTGCTTGCCATATTCCACACATAATTGTTGTAATGATTGAAGTCACAAATCCCCCGCAGATTCTTCCTTATATACATATTCCTATCTTTCGCCAAATGTTTTGCTGGTCTGGTTGGCTAATTTTTATTCCCAGCCATCTGCCAAGTTCTTCAATACTTCTTCTGGAAAAATGGTAATCAAAATACAAATGTTGAACTTTTCATCATGCATTCCACACAATAGACATGTTTTCTCCTGGCTCACTTCTATCCTGTGCAATCGATCCCTGATAAGCAGTCTTTGTCTCATGATCAACCAACCTATAAAGCAATATTTTGCACATTTAATATGTTCTAGATCTATCTAGCATATGGCCACTTAAGTGTTATTCCTCTTCTCCATTTGTACCCATCACTCACTATGTACTGCTTCTTTTGTCCCTTTCATCCTTGTTCAAATCCAGTTGCAAAGATTGTTTTTATGTCACAAATCTTCTTCCAGTACCATGCACAGTCTTGTGGTAGCTTATATTGCCATCAATATTTCTCCTTTATATAAATGTGGTTTACCCATTTGACCTATAGAGACCACTTTCTTGCTCAGTATTCTACACATACTTTGTCACCGCTGCTTCATTCCATGCCAAACATTCCTTCCCCCACTTCTTTTGGTCTACATACTGTATCCCATGCTACCAAAGGAGGGTTGTTGGTAATAACTTTCCCATCCCATAAGTAATTCCTACATATAACTACAATTGCTTTCATCACCTTTTTTCGAATGATGAATATAGATGCCCTATAAGTGTATAAGTGCAGCAACACAGTATTCACCAATTGAGTTCTCTTTGCATAGGACAAATTTCTCGACCCCCATCCTTTTATTCTTATTAGAATCTTGTCTATTAATATTTCACAATCTACTACATTCATTTTCTTTGGGGAGACATGTACTCCTAGATATTTGAATGGTAatttacctcttttgtaacctGTCAACTCACATATATCTTCAATATCCCTTCCATTCATGTTTGCACAAAAAATATTTGATTTATTTGCATTCAATGTAATTCCTAATGTATTTGAGAAGGACTTATGACCCCTTAGCATGAGCAGTACAGAAGCATACTCTCCTTTTCTAAATAGTATCATGTCATTCACAATGCATAAATGTGTCAGATTAAATCCCTTACATTTGGTATGATAGCTGAATTCTTTCTGTTTAGCTATATGCCCCATTAATCTTGTAAAGTATTCTATAcaaatcacaaataatagggGTGAAATTGGGTCCCCTTGTCTTAGTCCTCTCTCTTCCTTTTTATGCTGCCATAACATCATCCATTCAAATTGATTCTATAATTGGTTGTGGTTATGCATGCCATGATCCACCATATAAACCTACTAGGGAAATTTAGTGCATGCAACATTTCCTCCACAAACTTCCATTCAATAGAGTCATATGCTTTCTTCAAATCCACCTTTATCAAACAGCTTTTTGTAGTATTCTTCCTGTTGTATAGTCTGACCATGTCTTAACATATCAATATATTTTGCACTATTGTCCTATCTGCCACAAATGCACTTTGATTATGTGAAATGATATCTAGTAGTACCAGCTTCAATTTATTATATAACATCTTAAAAATTATCTTGTATACCACATTGCAACATGTTATGGGCCTATAGTCCCCCCACTGTTGTTGCACGAGAAGACTTAGGTATGAGAGTTATTACTGTACTGTTTATAGCTTTGAGCATTCTCCCTGATTGGAAGAATTCCAATATTGCACCAGTGATAGCCTCTCCTACAATAATCCAGCTATCTTTAAAGAATCGGCTTCCATACCCGTCTGGTCCTAGTGCCTTTGTCCCATCTATGTCCAACAGTGCCTCTTTGACATCCTTATGTGTAAATCCTTTAGTCAGTTGACTTCTTTGCTCTTCTGAAATAATTGTTCATTCTTTCACTATACCACTTATCACACGGTCTCTATCCTATTTATCAGTGCCCGGAAGATTTATATAGAACTCCTCAAAAGCATCAGATACTGCATTTGTTGTTTGGATTGTTTCCCCATGAATGTTTTGGTGAAAATTCTGGTTGTTGCTCTCTTTGCCTTGATCACCGAGTGGAAATAACTTGTATTCACGTCTTCATACTTGAGCCATTGAACCTTACTCCTTTGCTGCAAATACTTTGTTTTTGCCTCTTTCCAGTATATATACTTCTTAGTCAGTTTCTTCTCCTCGTTGCCTATTCTTTCATTTCTGGGCTCCTTTTGTATTTTCTCCTGGTATTCCATCAGTTCCTTCTTGTTGTCATCTTCTTTTTTCTCCACTTCTGCAAATCTATCCTCGTTTAACTGGATTAACACTTTCTTTAGTCTATTCAACTTTCCAACCACTTTAAACATTTTTGTCCCTTGTATTTGTTGTCTCCAGTTCCCCTCCACTTTGATCATGAAGGATTTATCCATACTCCACATGTTATAGTACCTGAATAGCTTCATTTTAGGTGCTCTTGTCACTTCCCATTGGATAATTGCAGGACTATGATCATACTCCCCTGCTGCCATATAGTGTACTTTAGCAGCTGGCAGTTTATTCACCCAGTCATTATTGGTGAATACCCTATCTATTCTGCTAAGTACTTTGTCGTGTCCTACCTATTTATTACTCCAAGTATAGAATCATCCTGATTATTTCAATTCTTGCAAACTACAGTATTTCACACATTCTTTAAActcttttatttttgtatatGTCATCTTACTTCCTACTGTATCCTCTTGATTGAGTATAGAGTTAAAGTCTCCCATTATTACCCATGCCCCTATAACTTGGTCAACTATCCTTCTTATATCTATCTCTCCATAGCTCACTTCTTAATGCATGATCATTAAATCCATAAATCATTATAATATTCATCTTCTTTCCAATGCCGCTATGAGTTATTATATTGTGAATTAGTTGTTCTGTTACCATTTTCACCTGCATAGTGAAGATTTGGGGCCTCCACAGTATCCATACCCTCACTACATTATGATTTAAGTGATTAGTAGTATAGGACTGACATGTGCAATGATTAAGAGCAACTTTGTTAGCCTTAGCTTTCTTAATCTTTGTTTCCAAGAGCCCAAACAGTCCAACCTGCTGCCTTTGAAGGAATAAGTTGACTTCCTTCTGTTTGGTTGTTCTGTTTAGGCTCCTGGTATTCCAAAAATTAATTTTATCCATTAGGGATGTGGTGTTGAGGCCCCCAACCTGCCCTATTTTGCTACTAGCTTTTGGATTTTCTCTTGGTCTTTCCTTTGACTGCTCCTCACCTTCTTTGTTTCCATTGTTCCTATTACTCTCTTGTGTAACAGCCGCATAATTGTTCTGATTACTTCCTCTACTTCTCCATGTTTTCTTGCCTTGCATCACATGACATGTTTCCTGTTCCTTATTGTTGTTGCCTGCCACTGTTTCCTTCTTCTGCATTTCATGCTGCTTCTCAGTATTCTTCTCAACTGGATTATTGTCCCTTGCTTCCAATTGCTATTGTTTCTCTGGTTTCCCCATATGATCTATTTGATTATTGTTCTCCATTCCTTTGGTGCTTATCTCCCCTTCCTTGTCCCGCCTTAATTGCTTCCTACATTTACTAATGGCATGCCCAAAATTGCCACATGCTGTACAATAGATTGACTTCCATTCATATCTTACCTCATGCTCTATAATTGCTCCACATTCATTTTCAAACATGACTATGTCTTGGTAATTCTAATCTGGTTCAACCTCTACCAAAATCCTTGCAAATTGTAATAATTGTTTTTGCATAGTTGCTCTATCTGCTTTCAATGGGTTGCCTATCAGCCCTACTATTTTTGTTAGAGCATTTTCCCCCAAGTACTTAATGTCCAAATTCATTAATCGAATCCACACAGGAATTTTATCAACCACCTGTTTGCTAAATTTGACGTCCGATCTTCATGGTTTAACCACCATTGGCTTTTTATCAAACATTCTAATCACTTCTTCCACCACCTTCTATTTATTCTCGAATGAGTGAAACCTTACTATGAAAACACCACGATTCACCTGAGTGATTTTGTCAATTTCCAGTGATCCCCATACTCGTTTAAAGTATCCTTACATAATTGTTTGTGGAAGATTTGATCCTAAAACATAGCAAATATCAGCTGATTTCCAGTATATTATCTCATCCTTAATATCATTCATTGTGATTTTCACATTCCCTTTCTTTTGTTCCCCTCCCTTCCCAGTTAGATTATATCCTTCAGTATTTTTCCCTTTCCCTATAATTCTACTccatttttcctccatttttggtgTTTTTTTTTGCATGGCTGTGTTTCCCACTAGATTCCGAATCACTTACCTCCTCCTCCATCTGCTCTGCTCAGGATTTCGTTATCGGCGTGTTCTCCACCATTGTTGATGTTGACACCAGTGTTCTCTCTAGATTCAGTGGTGCTATGCCTTGAATTGCATTGACATTCCTAAATTTCCTCGTTTCCGATGACTGTGGCACTCTGTTTAGGTCTCTTCTAGTTGTATTGAGCTGTACTGTACTCCTTCCTGCTCCAGATTTTGCTTTCCTCGCCATATCAGTTGCCTGAGATGAGAGCTCACATTCTAGAGAGAGAAAGTTTCAAAAGCCGTAGACTAGATTTTATAGTCCATAATCCATAGTAGGGTGCGATTTGAAGTTAGGTGCAATTTGGAGATTCACATTAGAAGGTACATATAAAAATAACTTATTATCTATTAAATTTAGAAAACCACGACACTTGGAAGGGACAAGCATCTGTATGCTCATATTTATTCACTCTCAATAATAAACAATCAAAATTTGATCGGGCATGCCATCTAATGGGTTATGATGTGTGTCGGGATTGGACAAGATCAGACTCAATGAATTGTGCTTGACACAGATACGTAAAAAGTTTATTAAATATTTGAAGAAGACTAAAAATGCTTAGCTTTGATAAATTTAAAAGATTAAAATTGATTacaattatatttattttaaatctaTCCAAATATTGGAAACTATTTTATTGTCATTCTTTTTCGATATTTCACGTAAAATTTTGGCCATTATATTAGCGTGTCCATTGCCACGTAAGTAAGCTGACAATAAAAGGTCAAGGGAAACATCCTAACGTTTCAACATATCAGAACGACACCGTATTGTTCCCAAAAGATGCAAGAATATGGCGGGAAAACATCGCAGGAATTGCAATGTGATACAGTCCTAGGGTTTATCAGAAGCGAAAGACTCTTCCGTCGAAGCGAATCCTCGCATTCAGCTCGTTCGAGAAAATGCCGACATACAAGATTAGGGGTATCGATGTCGATTTCCCTTACGAGGCTTACGATTGCCAGATCACGTACATGGAAAAAGTCATTCAGTCCCTTCAAAATGTATATGTCTCCCTTAATCATTCATTGTTTTTATAAATTTTGGGTATCGTTATTCCCAATGCTAAGTTGAATTTTTGATTCATCCTTAATATATACCATATTCAGCTGATATCTTGGAAATTAGTTGCTGAAGTTAACAATCAACTAAACACCTAGACTTTATTTTGGATGGAATGTGAAAAAAGTTTCTTTTTTTGTGCTGAATTTTGATTCTTGACCCGGTATTTTGTGAGTTAATGTTTCGACTAGTCACCATATGACATTAGATCCTTGATCATTGTTTCAATGGGGCTTCTGTTGATGTGAATAAGGAACATCACCCTCATTGTTGTAGCTTCTTGATCGCACATAGTCGGCCCAGTGGCGGAGCCAGGAATTTTTACAAGGGGATTCAAAAAATTAGAATCTGCGACCTAAAACAATTTTTGAGCTATCTTTGCCACCACAGCTTTTGTGCAGTACTATTTTCTAACGAAGAGGATTCAATTGAACCCCCTTCCTTAACTATGGCTTCGCCACTTTGTGGTAACATCAATTTGGTATGTTCACAGTAAGCAGCTGTGCGACTACATTTTTCGTGAAGAGTAGAAGCAACATCCCAGGTGCTAGAGACAAAATATATTTCTAGAATTGAAATTACCTTAGTAAACATGAAGTGTGTTCCATGTCTGTATTCCCATTTCCCCCCTGTAGTCTTCAAAGCTTGTTGTTTTACTGAATGAATGCTTGTGATGTGGCAGAGATGTAATGCATTGCTTGAGAGCCCAACCGGGACTGGAAAGACCCTGTGTCTTCTTTGTGCCACATTGGCTTGGAGGAAGAGTTTGGGGGGTTTCTCAGTCCGGAAGAGTGGAATAAGAGACCGTATTGCCAGTAGCCAGCAGTCAGATGAGTCTTCTCAATCTGAATCCTCAACATTACCGAATATTGTATATGCATCACGCACACACAGCCAAATTCGACAAGTGGTGAAAGAGTTAAAGAGGACCAATTACAGGTAGAGTTAGATTGTGAGTGCATTATTGAACAGGTGGCTTTagcactatgttttactgttgACCAACTATGTTAGCATGTTCTTAAAAGGGTTACTTATTTGCAATACTTTAGATCTGCATATGCTATAAGGTATCTGATTCTGTCAATATAATGTGATGTATAGGCCAAAAATGGTAGTCTTAGGATCTCGGGAACAACTGTGCATTCATGAAGAAGTGAGTCTGCTGCGTGGAAAAACACAGACAAATGCCTGCCATGCACTTTGCAAAAAGCGCAAAAAGCGTTATTGTGGCCATTTTTCTCGCGTTGCAGGTACATTAGCACATTTAGTAACTTGCACTCAAATTCTTCATAATTGAGCTGGACAAATGATAGTATACTTTGGATCTAATACAATAATATAAAAGGTGATTGTGTATCTAAACTTATAAgtaactttttttttgttatttactATGCTTGGTGAATTATGACTGTTAATGCTTTTATTATGTACAGAGTTCATGAAGACTAATCCTAGTCTAGGAGAGGAGCCTATTGACATAGAGGATTTGGTCAACATAGGAAGAAGCAGTGGCCCGTAGGTTTTTCTTGTAAGTCTTGCCATTGAATGCTGATAGTATGATGTGGActcacttttgttttctttatagGTGCCCGTATTATGTATCACGAGAACTTCACAAGACTGTGGACATATTATTTGCACCTTACAATTATCTTATTGATCGCGGATACAGAAAATCTTTGAACATTCAGTGGACAAACAGTATACTTATATTTGATGAAGCTCATAACTTGGTAAATTGCACCTTCAGTTGTCATGCCAGTATTTTCTTAGAATGTTCACCCTTGTGTCATGCTTCTATTGTAATTAAAGATTCAATTCTAATTTATTTGATGGTTTTCCATTTTGACCAGGAAAgcttgtgtgctgatgcagcctCTTTTGACCTTTCTTCTGGCCTTCTGACAGCTTGCATTTCTGAAGCTAAAAGTTGTATAGACCTTTCGATAGCAAGGAGGGAGAACTCAAGTGACAAATCATGTAATCCAGATAACTTCGCTATTCTCAGAGGTAAATCGCTAATTTTTGAATAAAATTTTGATAGTTCAATTAGACATGTTTTTATTCGTGGGTATTTTTTGATAAAGTTCTATTCATGGGTATTGAGCTTATAGTGCATTGCCTTTAATTGTTCAAGACGTCTGTAAGTGATTATTGCAATTTAAGAGACATTTCTCATTAGAGTTCAATCAAGTTGCTCGTTACTTCAATTTTGTTGTGTTTGTTCCTCTCGGTCATTTTATACTAAATTCACTTGTTTAACTCCTTTGTATCTGAGGTAGTAATAGTATATGGGTGTCACTTACTCTTTAACAGTGTGCATCTCATGCAGCACTTCTTTTGAAGCTTGAGAAAAAAATTGCTGAAGTGTCCATTGATTCAAAAGAGTTGGGTTTCACGAAGCCTGGGCCATACATTTATGAGTTTCTTGCTGATCTAAATATCACACAGAAAACTGCCAACATGCTCATTGATATAATTGAGGAAGCAACTGTACTTCTTGAAGAAGGTGAGTTCTTACTGCCTTGACCCTATGAATGTAGTTTACCATGTATCAGATCTACTTTGGAGTTTGGAGTGAAAGGTTTGTTTGCATCGCTGTTTAACTTGGCATGAAGACTAATAATTTAGCTTTCGATTCATTCATTATAGGTTTAGTGGTCGAAAATTGTTaaactagagttaaaatttggtcATGAAGTTGGTTTCATAGGGAAAACATGTATTGTTatcttagttttattttttttggaacaTGCGCTTAACGTTTATGATGTGCCAAATTTGAATTGTGTCAGAAGCTAATGTACATTTCTGTTTACCAAGGTTTAACCCCTTTTTGTGTGATGGAATTCACTCGtttacctttttttttaattaaaaaaaatgtgttCCATGAAATGAAGTGGGGCAGAAAAAATTTGGGTTTGTTTCTAGCTTTTGTAGCCAGGAGTGATATCGTGTTTTATAGTTTTTGTAGCTTGTATGATGCTTCTCCATTTGAAATCACTGTATTCTTGCTCCTCTAATCAGATGCAAACACTACCGAGGATGGAAAAACAAACAAGTCAAAAAGCACGGTCTGTAGATTGGAAAGCATGGGTGACATTCTACAAATGATTTTCAGGAATGATGGAAACCCTCATGCCCAATACTATCGTGTAAGTTAAGAGATTATGTGTCCCTTTTTTCTTTGGTTGGCAGGTTGAAAAATGATTTGTTGGGGACTTACGCGATTGTACTAAATTCTGATTCTCAGTAGGTTGTCTGATTGAAGCTTTTTCACGTCTTATCAGGTTCATGTTCAGGAAGTTCAAGGAGGTGGCATAGATTCCCTTAAAGGTAGTCAAATTTACCGTTGGCTTAGTGCAAAAATAACATCAGTTCTTGGGATACTTGTGTACTCCATAGTTTTTTGTTTTCTTAACCACTAACCCTCTTCCTTCCCCATccataattttaattgattttgtaCTGCAGGAAAGGCATCTAGAACACTGAGCTGGTGGTGTTTCAATCCAGGTATTGCAATGGAGCAGTTCTCCAAATTAGGTGTTGGATCTATCATTTTGACTTCTGGCACATTATCTCCGATGGATTCATTTGCTGAGGAATTGAAGTTGTGAGTCCAATTTATCCAAAAATGTTTTTACTTACATTTTGTTCTGGCATGAATTCTGATTTCCAATCTCTTTTCCTTTCTGCTGCTTGTAGAGATTTTCCAGTTCGTTTAGAGAACCCTCATGTTATATCAGACAATCAGATATGGGCTGGTGTTGTACCCATGGGTCCTTCTGGTTATACATTCAACTCATCATATAGGACTCGTGATTCTATTGAATACAAGCAAGAGCTTGGGAATGCCATTGGTATGAAGAATGTGATGCTGCGTGGTGTATGCATAACTGTGAAATACTGATGATATTTCCAGATAATGTTTCTGATGGACGTTATTCTTTTCTGATTTTATGCTTCAGTCAATTTTGCTCGTGTTGTACCAGATGGACTTCTTGTATTTTTTCCTTCATATTACCTGTTGGAGCAATGCATTGGCTCCTGGAAAACTTCGGTAAGGATCTTGAAGTTTTGAACATATGAAAACAGGCATCCGCTTGGCATTGATTTCTCTGAGCCTAATGTTGCACTATGAAAATTGTCAGGGGCATTCAAACTCAATGGATTCGAGCACAATATGGGAAAGGATATGCAAATACAAGCTGCCTGTCGTTGAACCAAGACAATCTTCTCTTTTTCCAACAGCAATTGAAGTATGCCATATAATTTTTGTAACTTACCTTTTATCCATTCTGTGTTTATGTCTGACTCAGAAATTTTGGGCTTGGACAGGACTATATGACCAAGTTGAAGGACAAATCAGCATCTGGGGCTGTGTTTTTTGCAGTCTGTCGGGGAAAAGTAGGTTTCTGCTTTAAATTTTTTTTCATAGTTTTTGATAGCAGAATTTATAGCTGTTGAGTTTTGAGCTTTTAATTGCAAGCTCATTTTATTTGTGGGTAAGAGATGCTTCTGGAAGTCCTCAACATAGTTTAACTAGTAGCACTTTGACCTGATGGATAATTTTGCCAGTGTTGAATCAATATTCTATCCAGCCATCCTATGCTGCTGCTTGGATCCTAAAGATGATTGTTGTGGCAATATGCTATTATGATTCTTGGAGGGGTTCAGGAAATGACTGTGACTTCGTACCTCAAGTTTCTATCAAAGCTGTTTGAGCTTGTACCTGTATATTGTTGCTTAAGTTTGATGTTCAATCTGGGTCTGATGGCTTTATGACAAACTTTATGCTGGGTTAATTAGTATGTGATGTAGATACAGAGAACTAAAGGATACTTAGGAACTTGCTTATGGAGGTGTTTCATGGCTTGTTTAAATTGAATATTACATTTTCCACCACAAATATTTTGAGCGAATATGGCCCCAGGGCTTTGGTTCAGCGGTGAGGATGCAACACATGAAGTGTGGATTAGGCCGCACATTACGACTTTGAATGCTGCCATTGACTTAaagcctggtatttaagtggGACAGGGTAGAGGGTGTGGGCCCATACTCCTTCGAGTTTCAAACCTCTTAGCACAATTGGGATTGGGCAAGCTAACTTATGTGTCAGTCATTAAAAAACGAAAGAAAGCGAATTTGCCAAAGTATGCTAATTTGACAACCATAGCACTTCACTGGATGACTGCTGCTTTTCTTAGAGACATTTATCTGTAAGGTAAGTTGTATTATTTCTGCTTACTAGGGAAAACCtatgttttttttcttccaaaaattttTGGAAGTGGGAAAGCTTAGATGACCACATTTCTTATTTCCTTATGCACACTGTTTTAACAAACTTATCACATTTATACATTGAGAAAATATCTAACTTAGTTGTGGAGACTTCCTAGTGAAGAAAAGGACGTTACTCATTGAACTTATAAATTTAAGTTATTTGCTATTACATACAATGAAGTGGAGGTGGAGCACGGTGGTTCCgctgtacaagaacaaaggtgatatccagagctgtaacaactataggggtatcaaattactgagtcatatcgtgaaagtttgggagagggggGTAGAAGTGAGGGTGAGGAGGACGATGCCTATTTCAgaaaaccagttcgggttcatgccaggGCGTTCTACcacggaagctatccaccttattaggaggttggtggaatagTACAGAATAGGAAGAAGacctgcacatggtgtttattgatctggagaaagcgtatgacaaggttcctagagaggTTCTATGGAGATGCTTGAAGGCAAAAGGTGTGCCAATTgcttacattagggt
This sequence is a window from Nicotiana sylvestris chromosome 3, ASM39365v2, whole genome shotgun sequence. Protein-coding genes within it:
- the LOC104224182 gene encoding regulator of telomere elongation helicase 1 homolog isoform X2, whose protein sequence is MPTYKIRGIDVDFPYEAYDCQITYMEKVIQSLQNRCNALLESPTGTGKTLCLLCATLAWRKSLGGFSVRKSGIRDRIASSQQSDESSQSESSTLPNIVYASRTHSQIRQVVKELKRTNYRPKMVVLGSREQLCIHEEVSLLRGKTQTNACHALCKKRKKRYCGHFSRVAEFMKTNPSLGEEPIDIEDLVNIGRSSGPCPYYVSRELHKTVDILFAPYNYLIDRGYRKSLNIQWTNSILIFDEAHNLESLCADAASFDLSSGLLTACISEAKSCIDLSIARRENSSDKSCNPDNFAILRALLLKLEKKIAEVSIDSKELGFTKPGPYIYEFLADLNITQKTANMLIDIIEEATVLLEEDANTTEDGKTNKSKSTVCRLESMGDILQMIFRNDGNPHAQYYRVHVQEVQGGGIDSLKGKASRTLSWWCFNPGIAMEQFSKLGVGSIILTSGTLSPMDSFAEELKLDFPVRLENPHVISDNQIWAGVVPMGPSGYTFNSSYRTRDSIEYKQELGNAIDGLLVFFPSYYLLEQCIGSWKTSGHSNSMDSSTIWERICKYKLPVVEPRQSSLFPTAIEDYMTKLKDKSASGAVFFAVCRGKVSEGLDFADHAGRAVLITGIPFATRTDPKVRLKREFLDQQMNLQSTGSKVLTGEDWYTQQASRAVNQAVGRVIRHRHDFGAIIFCDERFTYSNRQSQVSRWIQPHIKCHSKFGEVVFSLTRFFRDGRIRGPTKLELMQSDDKEIVKRIGSSQPQLHFEKLFTSLDSSVDFPCSTNQLSSSVKQGNSLGSLEDILPANKSSLRSDKLVKNLAIKHASNLLVPGRKEMLISKQKIIDLTKHELSDERPEDVIAPCSLKRPRLTLTGPDCQRDHSRKSHDSPGRSSVAHHLLSESGSSYILKNKKSQYSEERSTQNTKLDRTDLLENEMTSRKTAGLVDLQNEDGIDTSVPCNNEEKKGSAFLVQVREKLTDTEYHEFVGYMKSLKSKAMKIGQVLQSIARLFSLPDRIPLLHRFKDYVPAKYHSLYDQYLKRNHEVAGL